The DNA sequence TTATATACATAAACGATCATCTCCTTTAATTTAATTTGTAATATATTTATATCACAAAAAATGGGTCAAATTAATGAACTTTTACGAAAAATTAAATGAGCTATTAAGGGCTCACTTTTGGTGAGCTTTCACATTTTTAAAATTTCTAAATGAAATTTTTCTTGACAAAGTCTTATTTTTTTGATAGTATATTCTAGTAACAACAAGCGTGTCTAGGTAGCTCAATCGGCTAGAGCATACGGTTCATACCCGTAAGGTTAACGGTTCGATTCCGTTCCTAGACACCATTTTTTTATATAAAGTAGGTGTTAAATTTGGATTTGAACAATTTGAAAGTGTATTATGAAGTTTGTAGAAATAGAAGTTTTACTAAGGCAAGTAGTGTCTTATTTATTAGTCAATCAGCAGTATCAATACAAATAAAAAAATTAGAACAAAGTTTAGGAGTTCAATTAATTGAAAGAGATTCTAAAAATTTTAAATTAACTTTGGCAGGGAAAAAAGTATATAAAATGTCCAAAGATATTTTTGGTAGATTAGCAAGAGTAGAAAATGATATTAAAAGAATTATAGATACAAATCAAACTAAAATAATTATAGGTACAACTCATAATATAGGAGAGCCTATATTACCAGTTATAATAAAAGAATATTGTTCTAAAAATAGTAACGTGATATTTGATGTATATGTAAAAAATAGTGCTTCACTTATTCAAAAATTAAGAGAAGGTGAAATTGATTTAGTTTTAGCTGAAGATATAGTAATAGATGATGATGAATTAAAGGCAATATATACAGATGATTATCCATTTATAATTGCAGCACCTAAGT is a window from the Oceanivirga salmonicida genome containing:
- a CDS encoding LysR family transcriptional regulator, whose amino-acid sequence is MDLNNLKVYYEVCRNRSFTKASSVLFISQSAVSIQIKKLEQSLGVQLIERDSKNFKLTLAGKKVYKMSKDIFGRLARVENDIKRIIDTNQTKIIIGTTHNIGEPILPVIIKEYCSKNSNVIFDVYVKNSASLIQKLREGEIDLVLAEDIVIDDDELKAIYTDDYPFIIAAPKFVKKYSDLKKIYFLKRETNQTLYYIEQFEEIAGFKHEKEMLVNGSIETIKNMISNGLGYSVLPYYCTYDRLEKKEIKMLHKFDKTYNKFQIIFMKENSDNQILSDFIKYLRSFDITKSLKD